Proteins from a genomic interval of Micromonospora sp. NBC_00389:
- a CDS encoding redox-sensing transcriptional repressor Rex codes for MSQHRHPGASGRAGAVPVLPDLPEATVARLPEYLRALHNLADAGHETVSSEGLSAAAGVNSAKLRKDLSHLGSYGTRGVGYDVALLIEQIEYVLGLTQRRAVALVGVGNLGHALAGYDGFAGRGFRIAALLDADPSRVGEEINGLVVRHVDELPAVAEAESIAIGVIATPAAAAQRVADQLVAVGVTSILNFAPCVLSVPEGVDVRKVDLAIELQILSFHEHRKASLTALPATGGSGLTALPGGLAATDTQEAIGT; via the coding sequence ATGAGTCAGCATCGTCACCCAGGCGCGTCCGGCCGCGCCGGTGCCGTACCGGTGCTCCCGGACCTACCCGAGGCCACCGTCGCTCGGCTCCCGGAGTACCTGCGCGCGCTGCACAACCTCGCCGACGCCGGGCACGAGACGGTCTCCAGCGAGGGCCTCTCCGCCGCCGCCGGGGTCAACTCCGCCAAGCTCCGCAAGGACCTCTCACACCTCGGCTCGTACGGCACCCGGGGCGTCGGCTACGACGTCGCGCTGCTGATCGAGCAGATCGAGTACGTGCTCGGGCTCACCCAACGCCGGGCGGTCGCCCTGGTCGGCGTGGGTAATCTCGGTCACGCTCTGGCCGGCTACGACGGCTTCGCGGGCCGGGGCTTCCGGATCGCCGCGCTGCTCGACGCCGACCCCTCCCGGGTGGGTGAAGAGATCAACGGCCTGGTTGTACGGCATGTCGACGAGCTTCCGGCGGTCGCCGAGGCCGAATCCATCGCGATCGGCGTGATCGCCACCCCGGCCGCCGCGGCCCAGCGGGTCGCCGATCAGCTGGTCGCGGTCGGCGTGACGAGCATCCTCAACTTCGCACCGTGCGTACTCTCGGTTCCGGAGGGGGTCGACGTGCGCAAGGTCGACCTCGCCATCGAGCTGCAGATTCTGTCCTTCCACGAGCACCGCAAGGCGTCGCTCACGGCGCTGCCCGCCACCGGCGGGTCCGGCCTGACCGCCCTGCCCGGCGGGCTCGCGGCCACCGACACCCAGGAGGCGATCGGCACGTGA
- a CDS encoding uroporphyrinogen-III synthase, which produces MTRTRKPVGRIAFVGAGPGDPGLLTRRAHDALVDADQVIYDRGVPESLLAVVRAEARDDAEFTPAEGVPGDVAKVLISAARSGLNAVHLVAGDPFGHDSVVKEVQAVARTAAHFEVVPGVGQAEGVATYAGVPLPGVRTAADVEDVSVLDFEALAAAVGRGSLALAVDAGDLAAVRDGLLSAGVDGTTGVGVTGDGTGETQYTTTSTVDSFVAAALGFTGRVVLTVGAGVGQRDKLSWWENRPLYGWKVLVPRTKEQAGVMSARLRAYGAIPCEVPTIAVEPPRTPAQMERAVKGLVDGRYAWVIFTSVNAVRAVWEKFAEHGLDARHFGGVKIACIGEATADAVRAFGIQPELIPAGEQSSEGLLAEFSPHDEILDPVGRVLLPRADIATETLAAGLTERGWEVDDVTAYRTVRAAPPPAEIRDAIKSGGFDAVLFTSSSTVRNLVGIAGKPHARTVVAVIGPKTAETATEFGLRVDVQPPHASVPDLVEALAAYAVELREKLAAMPAKQRRGSKVQGPTALRFR; this is translated from the coding sequence ATGACCCGCACCCGTAAGCCCGTCGGCCGTATCGCGTTCGTCGGGGCTGGCCCCGGCGACCCGGGCCTGCTGACCCGTCGGGCGCACGACGCCCTGGTCGACGCCGATCAGGTGATCTACGACCGGGGAGTCCCGGAGTCGTTGCTCGCCGTCGTCCGCGCCGAGGCCAGGGACGACGCCGAGTTCACCCCGGCCGAAGGCGTGCCAGGGGATGTCGCGAAGGTGCTGATCTCCGCGGCCCGGTCCGGGTTGAACGCGGTGCACCTGGTCGCCGGCGACCCCTTCGGCCACGACTCGGTGGTCAAGGAGGTGCAGGCGGTGGCCCGTACCGCCGCCCACTTCGAGGTGGTGCCCGGCGTCGGCCAGGCCGAGGGCGTCGCCACCTACGCGGGTGTCCCGCTGCCGGGCGTGCGTACCGCCGCCGACGTCGAGGACGTCAGCGTGCTGGACTTCGAGGCGCTGGCCGCGGCCGTCGGCCGGGGTTCGCTCGCGCTCGCGGTGGACGCCGGTGACCTCGCCGCCGTCCGGGACGGGCTGCTGTCCGCCGGGGTCGACGGCACCACCGGCGTCGGGGTGACCGGCGACGGCACCGGCGAGACCCAGTACACGACCACGTCGACCGTGGACAGCTTCGTGGCCGCCGCGCTCGGCTTCACCGGCCGGGTGGTGCTCACCGTCGGCGCCGGGGTGGGGCAGCGCGACAAGCTGAGCTGGTGGGAGAACCGCCCGCTGTACGGCTGGAAGGTGCTGGTCCCGCGGACCAAGGAGCAGGCCGGCGTGATGAGTGCCCGGCTGCGCGCGTACGGGGCGATCCCGTGCGAGGTGCCGACCATCGCGGTCGAGCCGCCGCGCACCCCGGCGCAGATGGAGCGGGCGGTCAAGGGCCTGGTCGACGGCCGGTACGCCTGGGTGATCTTCACCTCGGTGAACGCGGTCCGCGCGGTCTGGGAGAAGTTCGCCGAGCACGGGCTGGACGCCCGGCACTTCGGCGGCGTCAAGATCGCCTGCATCGGTGAGGCGACGGCGGACGCGGTCCGCGCGTTCGGCATCCAGCCGGAGCTGATCCCCGCCGGGGAGCAGTCCTCCGAAGGGCTGCTGGCCGAGTTCTCGCCGCACGACGAGATCCTCGACCCGGTGGGCCGGGTGCTGCTGCCGCGCGCCGACATCGCCACCGAGACGCTCGCCGCCGGGCTCACCGAGCGCGGCTGGGAGGTCGACGACGTGACCGCGTACCGGACGGTGCGGGCTGCGCCGCCGCCCGCCGAGATCCGGGACGCGATCAAGTCGGGCGGGTTCGACGCGGTGCTCTTCACCTCGTCCTCCACCGTGCGGAACCTGGTCGGTATCGCCGGGAAGCCGCACGCGCGTACCGTTGTAGCCGTAATTGGGCCCAAGACGGCGGAGACCGCGACGGAGTTCGGCCTGCGGGTCGACGTCCAGCCGCCGCACGCCTCGGTGCCCGACCTGGTGGAGGCGCTCGCCGCCTACGCCGTCGAGCTGCGCGAGAAGCTCGCCGCCATGCCGGCCAAGCAGCGTCGCGGCTCGAAGGTGCAGGGGCCGACCGCGTTGCGCTTCCGGTAG
- the hemC gene encoding hydroxymethylbilane synthase, giving the protein MTAPLRLGTRGSALAMAQSGQVAEALTAATGRQVELVEVVTAGDRSNAPVHRLGVGVFVSALRDALAARTIDFAVHSYKDLPTAAAGGLHIAAVPTRQDPRDALVARDGRTLTELPPGATVGTGALRRIAQLHALGLQLEVTPIRGNVDTRLSRALGPEADLDAVVLARAGLARLGRADVITETLDPMLMLPAPAQGALAVECRVDDQDLVELLAVLDHAPSHAAVTAERALLATLEAGCSAPVAAYAELAEGDAGDEIYLRGAVISPDGTRDLRLSRTGTPADAAEIGKALAAELLELGADSILGHEGRTGPGTQQFGSTE; this is encoded by the coding sequence ATGACCGCCCCCCTGCGCCTCGGCACCCGCGGCAGCGCTCTGGCGATGGCCCAGTCCGGCCAGGTCGCCGAGGCGCTGACCGCCGCCACCGGCCGCCAGGTCGAACTGGTTGAGGTGGTCACCGCTGGCGACCGCTCCAACGCGCCGGTGCACCGGCTCGGCGTCGGGGTGTTCGTCTCCGCGCTGCGCGACGCGCTGGCCGCCCGGACCATCGACTTCGCGGTGCACTCCTACAAGGATCTGCCCACCGCGGCCGCTGGCGGGCTGCACATCGCGGCGGTGCCGACCCGGCAGGACCCGCGCGACGCGCTGGTCGCCCGGGACGGCCGGACGCTCACCGAGCTGCCGCCCGGTGCCACCGTGGGCACCGGAGCGCTGCGCCGCATCGCCCAGCTGCACGCGCTCGGCCTGCAGCTGGAGGTCACCCCGATCCGCGGCAACGTGGACACCCGCCTGTCGCGGGCGCTCGGCCCGGAGGCCGACCTGGACGCCGTCGTACTGGCCCGGGCCGGGCTCGCCCGGCTCGGCCGGGCCGACGTGATCACCGAGACGCTGGACCCGATGCTGATGCTGCCCGCGCCCGCTCAGGGCGCGCTGGCCGTGGAGTGCCGGGTCGACGACCAGGACCTGGTCGAGCTGCTTGCGGTGCTCGACCACGCACCGTCGCACGCCGCGGTCACCGCGGAGCGCGCGTTGCTGGCCACCCTGGAGGCCGGGTGCAGCGCACCCGTCGCCGCCTATGCCGAACTCGCCGAAGGCGACGCCGGCGATGAGATCTACCTGCGCGGGGCGGTGATCAGCCCGGACGGCACTCGTGACCTCCGGCTGTCCCGCACCGGAACGCCCGCCGACGCGGCGGAGATCGGTAAGGCACTCGCCGCCGAACTCCTCGAACTCGGCGCCGACTCGATCCTCGGCCACGAAGGACGCACCGGCCCGGGGACCCAGCAATTTGGGAGCACAGAATGA
- the hemB gene encoding porphobilinogen synthase, whose protein sequence is MPYPEIRPRRLRRTPAVRRLVSETQVDPAQLVVPMFVKEGLTEPRAIASLPGVLQHSRDSLRKAAVEAVQAGVGGIMLFGVPAQRDPSGSGGIDPDGILNVAIRDVVAEVGDATVVMSDLCLDEFTSHGHCGLLTPSGDVDNDATLEAYAEMAVAQAAAGVHVVGPSGMMDGQVGVVRRALDAAGHQDVAVLAYAVKYASAFYGPFRDAVESALEGDRRTYQQDPANLRESLREVALDVAEGADMVMVKPALPYLDVVSAVRAAVDVPVAAYQVSGEYAMVEAAAANGWIDRERVMLETLTSIRRAGAQIILTYWAVEAAGLLRQRY, encoded by the coding sequence ATGCCGTACCCCGAGATCCGGCCCCGCCGGCTGCGCCGCACCCCGGCGGTGCGGCGGCTGGTGTCCGAGACGCAGGTCGACCCGGCCCAGCTGGTCGTGCCGATGTTCGTCAAGGAGGGGCTGACCGAGCCGCGGGCCATCGCGTCGCTCCCGGGGGTGCTCCAGCACTCCCGGGACTCGCTGCGCAAGGCGGCGGTCGAGGCGGTCCAGGCCGGCGTCGGCGGGATCATGCTCTTCGGGGTGCCGGCCCAGCGGGACCCGTCCGGGTCCGGCGGTATCGACCCGGACGGCATCCTGAACGTCGCCATCCGTGACGTCGTGGCCGAGGTTGGCGACGCCACGGTGGTGATGAGCGACCTGTGCCTGGACGAGTTCACCTCGCACGGGCACTGTGGTCTGCTCACCCCGAGCGGCGACGTGGACAACGACGCCACGCTGGAGGCGTACGCCGAGATGGCGGTGGCCCAGGCCGCCGCCGGGGTCCACGTGGTCGGGCCCTCCGGGATGATGGACGGCCAGGTCGGCGTGGTCCGCCGAGCGCTCGACGCGGCCGGGCACCAGGACGTGGCCGTGCTGGCCTACGCCGTGAAGTACGCCTCGGCCTTCTACGGCCCGTTCCGGGACGCGGTGGAGTCGGCGCTGGAGGGCGACCGGCGTACCTACCAGCAGGACCCGGCCAACCTGCGCGAGTCGCTGCGTGAGGTGGCGTTGGACGTCGCCGAGGGCGCCGACATGGTGATGGTCAAGCCGGCGCTGCCGTACCTCGACGTGGTGTCGGCGGTGCGGGCCGCGGTGGACGTCCCGGTCGCCGCCTACCAGGTGTCCGGCGAGTACGCGATGGTCGAGGCGGCCGCCGCGAACGGCTGGATCGACCGGGAGCGGGTGATGCTGGAGACGCTCACCTCGATCCGGCGGGCCGGCGCGCAGATCATCCTCACCTACTGGGCGGTCGAGGCCGCCGGTCTGCTCCGCCAGCGGTACTGA
- a CDS encoding glutamyl-tRNA reductase — translation MKLLVVGASYRTAPVATLEQLAVPPADLTRTLDRLVAQPYVTEAVLVSTCNRVEVYAAVSGFHGGLGDICAVLAEQADCTPTALASHLYVHYDAAAVDHVFRVASGLDSMVVGEAQILGQLRDAYHWATGADSAGRLLHELMQQALRVGKRAHSETGIDRAGQSVVTAALELAAGHLQGDLVARPALVVGAGAMGSLGVATLSRLGAGPLTVTNRGADRAVRLAESYGANAAPMTELADTLSTVDIVVAATASTEPVLTRAVVGAALAERDPSRGPLVLLDLAVPRDVEEGVTELSGVEVIDIDRMAALLADGPAAADAAAVERIVLGEVESFLTWLRGADVAPTVAALRGRADDVVTAELRRLAQRRPDLGDDLRAEVARTVHRVVQRLLHQPTVKVRQLAAEPGGDQYAALLRELFDLQVPQTSPVDTVPDVVAPDLGAAFTGIDPMLGADVTDPTPPTGGAR, via the coding sequence GTGAAACTGCTCGTCGTCGGCGCGTCCTACCGGACCGCCCCGGTCGCCACGCTGGAGCAGCTGGCTGTGCCCCCCGCCGACCTCACCCGCACCCTGGACCGCCTGGTCGCCCAGCCGTACGTCACCGAGGCCGTGCTCGTCTCCACCTGCAACCGGGTAGAGGTCTACGCCGCCGTGTCCGGTTTCCACGGCGGGCTCGGCGACATCTGCGCCGTCCTGGCCGAGCAGGCCGACTGCACGCCGACGGCGCTCGCGAGTCACCTCTACGTGCACTACGACGCCGCCGCCGTGGACCACGTCTTCCGAGTCGCCAGCGGGCTGGACTCGATGGTGGTCGGCGAGGCGCAGATCCTCGGCCAGCTGCGCGACGCGTACCACTGGGCCACCGGAGCCGACTCGGCCGGCCGCCTGCTGCACGAGCTGATGCAGCAGGCGCTGCGGGTCGGCAAGCGGGCCCACTCCGAGACCGGCATCGACCGGGCCGGCCAGAGCGTCGTCACCGCCGCGCTGGAGCTGGCCGCCGGGCACCTCCAGGGCGACCTCGTCGCCCGCCCGGCCCTGGTGGTCGGGGCCGGCGCGATGGGCTCGCTCGGGGTGGCCACGCTGTCCCGGCTGGGCGCCGGGCCACTCACCGTCACCAACCGGGGCGCCGACCGGGCCGTCCGGCTGGCGGAGTCGTACGGGGCGAACGCCGCGCCGATGACCGAGCTGGCCGACACCCTCTCCACAGTGGACATCGTAGTGGCCGCCACCGCGTCCACCGAACCGGTTCTCACCCGAGCGGTGGTCGGTGCGGCGCTCGCCGAGCGGGACCCGTCCCGAGGGCCGCTGGTCCTGCTCGACCTGGCCGTCCCGCGCGACGTCGAGGAGGGCGTCACCGAGCTGTCCGGCGTCGAAGTGATCGACATCGACCGGATGGCGGCGCTGCTCGCCGACGGTCCGGCCGCGGCGGACGCCGCCGCCGTCGAGCGGATCGTGCTCGGCGAGGTGGAGAGCTTCCTCACCTGGCTGCGCGGCGCCGACGTGGCACCCACCGTGGCCGCGCTGCGCGGTCGGGCCGACGACGTGGTCACCGCCGAGCTGCGCCGGCTGGCCCAGCGCCGCCCCGACCTCGGCGACGACCTGCGGGCCGAGGTGGCCCGGACGGTGCACCGGGTGGTGCAGCGGCTGCTGCACCAGCCCACCGTCAAGGTCCGCCAGTTGGCCGCGGAGCCCGGCGGCGACCAGTACGCGGCGCTGCTGCGCGAGCTGTTCGACCTCCAGGTGCCACAGACCTCGCCGGTGGACACCGTCCCCGACGTGGTGGCCCCCGACCTCGGCGCGGCGTTCACCGGCATCGACCCGATGCTCGGTGCGGACGTCACCGACCCGACTCCACCCACCGGAGGTGCGCGATGA
- a CDS encoding DHA2 family efflux MFS transporter permease subunit yields MDASARRLGWYLTLGGLLAVIDTTVTVVALPRLVDDLDTNLTTIGWVTSGYALALVAVMPTAAWAIGRFGARRTYLTALLLFTLGSVLAGAAWDVGSLIAFRVLQGLGGGLLNPVGMAVALAAVPPHRRGRMMSLLGLPVLVGPLIGPVLGGLLLDHASWRWIFWINLPVGLLAVLLGRSVLPAADPRRPRVRLNVVGLLLLCPGLALAVFGLSVTGDRGGVVTASVLLPLTLGAALVAAFAWRAGRVRQPLLRLAVLRAPGMAGGAATVAFFAAGYFGSFLIIPAYVQVVRGDSATLAGVIGIPQALTTGLMLQVATRLVDRVSARRVVGLGIATALAGTIARVLVLDADTSYPLLAALGAVIGLGMGATLMPTMTAASRSLPPDDLPSGSTLLTTVSHTSVAVGTALIAAALSWMADRFASGLGGGGIAAATRLDPLTRAGFAPELAQATRLALAVSAVLLALAWLTSRRLPAAPPSAEAGAAPAEPEVAVNEPVSTAGGADRRPRPPSR; encoded by the coding sequence GTGGACGCTTCCGCTCGCCGGCTCGGCTGGTACCTGACCCTGGGCGGTCTGCTCGCGGTGATCGACACCACCGTCACGGTGGTGGCTCTGCCGAGGCTGGTCGACGACCTGGACACGAACCTGACCACGATCGGGTGGGTCACCAGCGGCTACGCGCTCGCCCTGGTCGCGGTGATGCCCACCGCGGCCTGGGCGATCGGGCGCTTCGGTGCCCGCCGCACCTACCTGACCGCGCTACTGCTGTTCACCCTGGGCTCGGTGCTGGCCGGGGCCGCCTGGGACGTCGGGTCGCTGATCGCGTTCCGGGTCCTCCAGGGGCTGGGCGGTGGACTGCTCAACCCGGTCGGGATGGCGGTTGCGCTGGCTGCGGTGCCTCCGCACCGGCGCGGCCGGATGATGAGCCTGCTCGGTCTGCCCGTCCTGGTCGGGCCACTGATCGGGCCGGTGCTCGGTGGGCTGCTGCTCGACCACGCATCCTGGCGGTGGATCTTCTGGATCAACCTGCCGGTGGGGCTGCTGGCGGTGCTGCTCGGCCGGTCGGTGCTGCCGGCCGCCGACCCGCGACGACCACGGGTCCGGCTGAACGTCGTCGGGCTGCTGCTGCTCTGCCCCGGCCTGGCGTTGGCCGTGTTCGGGCTCAGCGTCACCGGCGACAGGGGCGGAGTCGTCACCGCGTCCGTGCTGCTGCCGCTCACGCTCGGTGCCGCCCTGGTGGCCGCCTTCGCCTGGCGGGCAGGCAGGGTACGGCAGCCACTGCTGCGCCTGGCCGTGCTGCGCGCGCCCGGGATGGCCGGTGGCGCCGCGACGGTGGCGTTCTTCGCCGCCGGATACTTCGGCTCGTTCCTGATCATCCCGGCGTACGTGCAGGTGGTACGCGGGGACTCCGCCACCCTGGCCGGTGTGATCGGCATCCCGCAGGCGCTGACCACCGGGTTGATGCTTCAGGTGGCCACCCGGCTGGTCGACCGGGTCTCCGCCCGGCGGGTGGTCGGGCTCGGCATCGCGACCGCGCTGGCGGGCACGATCGCCCGCGTGCTGGTGCTCGATGCGGACACGTCGTACCCGCTGCTCGCCGCGCTGGGCGCGGTCATCGGCCTGGGTATGGGCGCGACGCTGATGCCGACGATGACCGCGGCCAGCCGTTCGCTGCCGCCCGACGACCTGCCGTCCGGCTCCACGCTGCTCACCACGGTGTCGCACACCTCGGTCGCCGTCGGCACAGCGCTGATCGCCGCAGCCCTGTCCTGGATGGCCGATCGATTCGCGTCGGGCCTGGGCGGCGGAGGCATAGCGGCCGCCACCCGGCTCGACCCGCTCACCCGTGCCGGTTTCGCACCGGAGCTGGCGCAGGCCACTCGGCTCGCGCTGGCGGTGTCCGCCGTGCTGTTGGCGCTCGCCTGGCTGACCAGCCGGCGACTTCCGGCCGCCCCTCCCAGCGCGGAGGCAGGCGCCGCCCCGGCGGAACCCGAGGTGGCGGTGAACGAACCGGTCAGTACCGCTGGCGGAGCAGACCGGCGGCCTCGACCGCCCAGTAGGTGA
- a CDS encoding lamin tail domain-containing protein: MRPRRTIAALATATAAVTITAVGVAPTAASAAPTDLFISEYVEGSSNNKAIELFNGTDAAVDLTAGGYQLQLFFNGSSTATTIALTGTVAAGDAFVFASASAGPAIIAQADQTTGASLFNGDDALVLRRGTTVLDSIGQVGVDPGTEWGAGATSTADNTLRRLPTVTAGDTDPSDAFDPAAQWAGFPVDTFDGLGTHTVDGGGPVDTPATLTCGGPLVTAAGTAATREVTATDPDDTIVDLAVTQVSPTPATGSIARTALTPADGLGGTARATIGASADLAAGAYTVTVTATDAGGGSASCALVVQVTRELTVGEVQGTTTDAESGATDRSPLAPASGNGTSSTLYDVRGVITQLTLARTSAGAEQHGFFLQSRTGDTDGDPTSSDGIFVFMGTFTSLIGGYVPTVGDEVVLRARVSEYFNLTQLSGASLVRRIASGLDVGTAVAVADAAPPVELTDAQRYWERQEGTRLRVRAGSGAVSGRDVFASTADAELWVVDRDDPLLDRADPYARRVFRDSHPLDNDPTRRFDDGNGQRVLLGSMGVKATAGDSTALLPPAHTFDTLRADAVGGVYYSFEKYGVQVERAEFDAGADPSKNNPPKPADRSQEVAVATYNVENLYDYRDDPFDGCDFAGNAGCPGVDPPFDYVPSSEADYREHLTALADQIVKDLHAPDLILVQEAEDQDICTVSGAALACGDTNNADGAPDSIQELAVAVAAAGGPSYTAAYDRTGADARGITAAFLYRTDRLSLAAATAGDPLLGSAPTVQYRAPGLPANADVQNPKALNAVLPSDVDTSTGRDGNNVFTRAPQLGKFSVAATPGSSERYTLYALSNHYSSGPDSRIGQRREQAAYGAAIVTAIEAADQNARVVYGGDLNVFPRPDDPIATGSQPTPSDQLAPLYEAGLHNLWDNLVADVPASAYSYSFEGQAQTLDHLFVNDALYGDLVQVRAAHINADWPAEFTGDGSRGSSDHDPQVARFRSRASLTVADATVVEGNQGTRQLAFTATVSRPLSQPVLLCAATVGLAAQAGSDFDPYVGCRTLAAGQTSLTFPVTVRGDRKRESDEKLTLLVAGVPGLRLSDPLAVGSIINDD; this comes from the coding sequence ATGCGCCCGCGCCGCACAATCGCCGCGCTCGCGACCGCCACCGCCGCCGTGACCATCACGGCAGTCGGCGTCGCACCCACCGCGGCAAGCGCCGCGCCCACCGACCTGTTCATCTCGGAGTACGTCGAAGGTTCGTCGAACAACAAGGCGATCGAGTTGTTCAACGGCACCGACGCCGCCGTCGACCTCACCGCCGGCGGCTACCAGCTCCAGCTCTTCTTCAACGGCTCCAGCACGGCCACCACCATCGCGCTCACCGGGACGGTGGCCGCCGGCGACGCGTTCGTGTTCGCCAGCGCCTCGGCCGGCCCCGCGATCATCGCCCAGGCCGACCAGACCACCGGGGCGAGCCTGTTCAACGGCGACGACGCGCTCGTGCTGCGCCGGGGCACCACTGTGCTCGACTCGATCGGCCAGGTGGGCGTGGACCCGGGCACCGAGTGGGGCGCGGGGGCCACCAGCACCGCGGACAACACGCTGCGTCGGCTGCCCACGGTGACCGCCGGCGACACGGACCCGTCGGACGCGTTCGACCCCGCGGCGCAGTGGGCCGGCTTCCCGGTCGACACCTTCGACGGGCTCGGCACGCACACCGTGGACGGTGGTGGGCCGGTCGACACGCCGGCCACGCTGACCTGCGGCGGGCCGCTGGTCACCGCTGCGGGCACGGCGGCGACCCGCGAGGTGACCGCCACCGACCCCGACGACACGATCGTCGACCTGGCGGTGACCCAGGTCAGCCCGACCCCGGCCACCGGCTCGATCGCCCGCACCGCGCTCACCCCGGCCGACGGGCTGGGCGGCACCGCCCGCGCCACGATCGGTGCGAGCGCCGACCTCGCCGCCGGGGCGTACACCGTCACCGTCACCGCGACCGACGCGGGCGGCGGCTCCGCCAGCTGCGCCCTGGTCGTGCAGGTGACCCGGGAGCTGACCGTCGGCGAGGTGCAGGGCACCACCACCGACGCCGAGTCCGGCGCGACCGACCGGTCGCCGCTCGCACCGGCGAGCGGCAACGGCACCAGCAGCACGCTGTACGACGTACGCGGCGTGATCACTCAGTTGACCCTGGCCCGCACCTCGGCCGGGGCGGAGCAGCACGGGTTCTTCCTGCAGAGCCGCACCGGCGACACCGACGGCGACCCGACCAGCTCCGACGGCATCTTCGTGTTCATGGGAACGTTCACCTCGCTGATCGGCGGTTACGTCCCGACGGTCGGCGACGAGGTGGTGCTCCGCGCCCGAGTGTCGGAGTACTTCAACCTCACCCAGCTCTCCGGCGCCTCGCTGGTCCGCCGGATCGCCTCCGGCCTGGACGTGGGCACCGCAGTCGCGGTGGCCGACGCGGCGCCGCCGGTCGAACTGACCGACGCGCAGCGCTACTGGGAGCGACAGGAGGGCACCCGGCTGCGGGTGCGGGCGGGCAGCGGCGCGGTGAGCGGCCGGGACGTCTTCGCCTCCACCGCCGACGCGGAGCTGTGGGTGGTCGACCGGGACGACCCGCTGCTGGACCGCGCCGACCCGTACGCCCGGCGGGTGTTCCGGGACTCCCACCCTCTGGACAACGACCCGACCCGCCGCTTCGACGACGGCAACGGCCAGCGGGTGCTGCTCGGCAGCATGGGCGTGAAGGCCACCGCCGGGGACAGCACCGCGCTGCTCCCGCCGGCACACACCTTCGACACGCTGCGCGCGGACGCGGTGGGCGGGGTCTACTACTCGTTCGAGAAGTACGGCGTCCAGGTCGAGCGGGCGGAGTTCGACGCCGGGGCCGACCCGTCGAAGAACAACCCGCCCAAGCCGGCCGACCGGTCGCAGGAGGTGGCGGTCGCCACCTACAACGTGGAGAACCTGTACGACTACCGGGACGACCCGTTCGACGGCTGCGACTTCGCCGGTAACGCCGGCTGCCCGGGCGTCGACCCGCCGTTCGACTACGTGCCGAGCAGCGAGGCGGACTACCGCGAGCACCTCACGGCGCTCGCCGACCAGATCGTCAAAGACCTGCACGCGCCGGACCTGATCCTGGTGCAGGAGGCCGAGGACCAGGACATCTGCACGGTGTCCGGGGCGGCGCTGGCCTGTGGCGACACGAACAACGCCGACGGCGCGCCGGACAGCATCCAGGAGCTGGCGGTCGCGGTGGCGGCTGCCGGCGGGCCGTCGTACACCGCCGCCTATGACCGGACCGGCGCGGACGCCCGCGGTATCACCGCCGCGTTCCTGTACCGCACCGACCGGTTGTCGCTGGCGGCCGCGACGGCGGGCGACCCGCTGCTGGGCTCCGCGCCGACCGTCCAGTACCGCGCCCCGGGGCTGCCGGCCAACGCCGACGTGCAGAACCCGAAGGCACTCAACGCGGTGCTGCCGTCCGACGTGGACACGTCCACCGGCCGGGACGGCAACAACGTCTTCACCCGTGCTCCCCAGCTGGGCAAGTTCAGCGTGGCCGCGACGCCCGGTTCGTCCGAGCGGTACACCCTGTACGCGCTCAGCAACCACTACTCGTCCGGCCCGGACAGCCGGATCGGGCAGCGTCGGGAGCAGGCGGCGTACGGCGCGGCGATCGTCACCGCGATCGAGGCGGCCGACCAGAACGCTCGGGTGGTCTACGGCGGGGACCTGAACGTCTTCCCCCGCCCGGACGACCCGATCGCCACCGGCAGCCAGCCCACCCCGTCGGACCAGCTCGCCCCGCTCTACGAGGCGGGCCTGCACAACCTGTGGGACAACCTGGTCGCGGACGTGCCGGCCTCCGCCTACTCGTACAGCTTCGAGGGGCAGGCGCAGACGCTCGACCACCTGTTCGTCAACGACGCGCTCTACGGCGACCTGGTGCAGGTGCGGGCGGCGCACATCAACGCCGACTGGCCTGCGGAGTTCACCGGCGACGGGTCGCGCGGTTCCAGCGACCACGACCCGCAGGTGGCCCGGTTCCGGTCCCGGGCGTCGCTGACCGTCGCCGACGCGACGGTGGTCGAGGGCAACCAGGGCACTCGGCAGCTCGCCTTCACCGCCACCGTGTCCCGGCCGCTGTCCCAGCCGGTGCTGCTCTGCGCCGCCACCGTTGGTCTCGCGGCGCAGGCCGGCTCGGACTTCGACCCGTACGTCGGCTGCCGGACCCTGGCCGCCGGGCAGACCTCGCTGACCTTCCCGGTGACCGTGCGCGGTGACCGGAAGCGGGAGTCGGACGAGAAGCTGACGCTGCTGGTGGCGGGCGTGCCCGGGTTGCGACTGAGCGACCCGCTGGCGGTCGGCAGCATCATCAACGACGACTGA